A region of Nitrospinota bacterium DNA encodes the following proteins:
- the hisD gene encoding histidinol dehydrogenase: MKIIKASGPTFERAMAKLDDRLNGGSSAIGDTVSAIIAEVRRRGDAALVAFSKRFDGSNVTPTSLRVLEKEMGNATRVANPAVVKALNAAAKRIKSFHQKQVEKSWSVNEKGCVTGQVITPLESVGVYVPGGKACYPSSVLMNVIPARIAGVKRVVMVTPAPRGYLNPHVLVAAGIAGVDEVWKIGGAQAVAALAYGTKSIKPVDKIVGPGNAYVAEAKRQVFGKVDIDMIAGPSEILALADDTANPVLVAADLLSQAEHDENAYPILVTTSEKLAKTVDNELKKQAARLDRSAIIAKCLASNCYAFVAKNLNEAFEISNRIAPEHFELLIKDAEKHAGKVKNAGAIFVGPWTPEALGDYMAGPNHVLPTGGAARFQSPLGVYDFVKRTSLLNFTRKGFEALARDVVALAEEEGLGAHANAVRLRMESK, encoded by the coding sequence ATGAAGATAATTAAGGCCTCGGGCCCGACATTTGAACGGGCCATGGCGAAGCTGGACGACAGGTTGAACGGAGGCTCGTCCGCCATTGGGGACACGGTATCGGCCATAATCGCGGAGGTGCGGAGGAGGGGAGACGCCGCCCTTGTCGCTTTCAGCAAAAGGTTCGACGGCTCCAATGTAACCCCCACCTCGTTGCGGGTGCTGGAAAAAGAGATGGGCAACGCCACCAGAGTGGCCAACCCGGCGGTGGTAAAAGCCCTCAACGCCGCCGCCAAACGGATAAAGAGCTTCCACCAAAAGCAGGTGGAAAAATCGTGGTCCGTAAACGAAAAGGGTTGTGTGACCGGCCAGGTGATAACGCCGCTTGAATCGGTGGGGGTGTATGTCCCCGGCGGCAAGGCTTGCTACCCCAGCTCGGTTCTGATGAACGTTATTCCCGCCAGGATAGCCGGGGTGAAAAGGGTGGTAATGGTGACCCCGGCCCCGAGAGGCTATTTGAACCCCCACGTGCTGGTGGCGGCGGGAATCGCCGGGGTGGACGAGGTGTGGAAGATAGGCGGGGCGCAAGCGGTGGCGGCGCTGGCCTACGGCACCAAATCCATCAAGCCGGTGGACAAGATAGTGGGGCCCGGCAACGCCTACGTGGCCGAGGCCAAGCGGCAGGTGTTCGGCAAGGTGGATATAGACATGATCGCAGGCCCCAGCGAGATACTGGCGCTGGCCGACGACACGGCCAATCCGGTTCTCGTGGCGGCGGACCTTCTTTCCCAGGCGGAGCATGACGAGAACGCCTATCCCATATTGGTCACAACGTCTGAAAAACTGGCCAAGACCGTGGATAACGAACTTAAAAAACAGGCCGCCAGGCTGGACCGTTCGGCGATAATCGCAAAATGCCTGGCCAGCAACTGTTACGCGTTCGTGGCGAAAAACCTTAACGAGGCTTTCGAAATAAGCAACAGGATAGCGCCGGAACATTTCGAGCTGTTGATAAAAGACGCGGAAAAACACGCGGGCAAGGTGAAAAACGCCGGGGCCATTTTCGTGGGTCCGTGGACGCCGGAAGCTTTAGGCGATTATATGGCCGGGCCCAACCATGTGCTTCCCACGGGCGGGGCGGCGCGGTTCCAGTCGCCGCTGGGCGTGTACGATTTCGTGAAACGCACCAGCCTGCTCAACTTTACGCGAAAGGGATTCGAGGCTTTGGCCCGGGACGTGGTGGCCCTGGCCGAGGAGGAGGGGCTTGGCGCCCACGCCAATGCCGTCAGGCTTCGGATGGAGAGCAAATAA
- the hisC gene encoding histidinol-phosphate transaminase — MTTRKETVNPEELIRPRIASIGAYHVEPYPCEVALDANESPYAPPPKLAERIHRAMGAVALNRYPDMLAQNLRDAIAAKEGVEAEEILLGNGSDEVIQCLCAATLEPGETVLVPSPTFSMYRQIAGYFGADTVEAPLREDWSLDLERMLDLMKDRAPKIIFLATPNNPTGTRFARAEVETVIENAPGLVVVDEAYVDFADWSFGPLFRQAPNVVVLKTLSKVGFAALRLGYMMADHRLSAGVNKTRLPYNINSITQAVAREVVEHWDWLKPLFGMVKKEREKMSAALKKTGWLAPYPSEANFILMRVDKDPQTVFSGLLTDGVRVRWFKDSSRLSDHFRVTVGTPEENARFLKSVDGIR; from the coding sequence ATGACAACAAGAAAAGAGACCGTCAACCCCGAAGAGCTCATCCGGCCAAGGATAGCCTCCATCGGCGCATACCATGTGGAGCCCTACCCGTGCGAGGTGGCGCTGGACGCCAACGAGTCCCCATACGCCCCGCCGCCGAAACTGGCGGAGCGGATACACAGGGCTATGGGCGCCGTGGCGCTCAACCGCTATCCGGACATGCTGGCCCAAAACCTGAGGGACGCTATCGCCGCCAAGGAAGGGGTGGAGGCGGAGGAAATCCTGTTGGGCAACGGTTCCGATGAGGTTATCCAATGTCTTTGCGCCGCCACGCTGGAGCCGGGGGAAACAGTGTTGGTTCCGTCGCCCACATTCTCCATGTACCGGCAGATAGCCGGATATTTCGGGGCGGACACCGTGGAGGCGCCCCTGCGGGAAGATTGGTCGCTGGACCTGGAGCGCATGCTGGACCTGATGAAAGACCGCGCCCCAAAGATCATTTTCCTGGCCACACCCAATAATCCCACGGGAACCCGGTTCGCCAGGGCGGAGGTGGAGACTGTTATAGAAAACGCGCCCGGTCTTGTGGTTGTGGACGAGGCGTACGTGGATTTCGCGGACTGGTCTTTCGGCCCTCTTTTCCGGCAGGCGCCCAACGTGGTGGTGTTAAAAACCCTCTCCAAGGTGGGGTTTGCGGCATTGCGGCTGGGCTACATGATGGCCGACCACAGGCTTTCCGCGGGCGTTAACAAAACGCGTCTGCCTTATAACATAAACTCCATAACCCAGGCCGTGGCGCGGGAGGTGGTGGAGCATTGGGATTGGCTGAAGCCCCTTTTCGGCATGGTGAAAAAGGAACGCGAAAAAATGTCCGCCGCCCTTAAAAAAACCGGGTGGCTTGCGCCGTATCCGTCGGAGGCCAATTTCATCCTCATGCGTGTGGACAAAGACCCGCAGACGGTTTTTAGCGGATTGCTTACCGATGGGGTGCGTGTCCGGTGGTTCAAGGACTCTTCCAGGCTGTCGGATCATTTCCGAGTGACCGTGGGGACGCCGGAGGAAAACGCGCGGTTCCTTAAGTCGGTGGATGGGATTCGGTGA
- a CDS encoding NUDIX hydrolase, whose translation MKLEIKCPQCGHGVAVRQNPYLTVDIIIEVGEKIVLIERRGGPEGFALPGGYVDYGETVEQAAAREAKEETGLDVTLTRQFHVYSDPARDPRRHNASVVFIGNAQGVPVGSDDAKSAALFSKAEIPLEKLVFDHSKIMGDYLGGRY comes from the coding sequence GTGAAGCTTGAAATAAAATGTCCCCAGTGCGGCCATGGGGTGGCGGTGCGGCAAAATCCGTATCTTACGGTGGACATCATCATCGAAGTGGGGGAGAAGATCGTCCTTATCGAGCGGCGCGGCGGCCCGGAAGGGTTCGCCCTGCCCGGCGGGTATGTGGATTACGGCGAAACGGTGGAACAGGCCGCCGCGCGCGAGGCCAAAGAGGAGACCGGGCTGGACGTGACGCTCACCCGCCAGTTCCATGTTTATTCCGACCCGGCCCGGGATCCCCGCCGGCACAACGCCTCGGTGGTGTTCATAGGCAACGCCCAGGGCGTTCCGGTAGGCAGTGACGACGCCAAGAGCGCCGCGCTGTTCTCAAAAGCGGAGATACCACTGGAAAAGCTGGTGTTCGACCATTCGAAGATAATGGGGGATTATCTGGGCGGCAGGTATTAG
- the nifS gene encoding cysteine desulfurase NifS gives MSGLRRVYLDNNATTPVYPKAIEAILPYLRDNFGNPSSAHSQGRAARAKISEAREIVAGAMGASPSEIFFTSGGTESDNLAVKGYAWANRKHGGGHIITSTIEHPAVLEPCKYLSKNGYEVTRVPVDAEALVNPESVREAITESTILVSIMSANNEVGSIQPVAEIAKIAREKGVAMHTDAVQSFLKVPFTVDELGVDLLSVSGHKVNALKGVGALYIRKGTKMHALAHGGHHERGIRAGTENVAGIVSFGEAVRIGKAELEKTAAHVKILRDELERRILETIPFTKVNGHREKRTPGTLNMSFECVEGEALLINLDMAGISISTGSACSSGSLEPSHVLTSMGIPHEIVHGSLRFSFGHENTMDDVDYVMTHLPRIINTIREISPLWDPKNQKVLTLEEVSGGAKLGH, from the coding sequence ATGAGCGGTCTTCGCAGGGTTTACCTGGACAACAACGCCACCACGCCCGTCTATCCGAAGGCGATAGAGGCCATCCTTCCATACTTAAGGGATAATTTCGGCAACCCGTCGTCGGCCCACAGCCAGGGCCGGGCGGCCCGGGCCAAAATATCGGAAGCCCGCGAGATAGTCGCCGGGGCCATGGGCGCCTCGCCATCCGAGATATTTTTCACCTCCGGCGGCACCGAGTCGGACAACCTGGCCGTTAAAGGATACGCGTGGGCCAACCGGAAACATGGCGGCGGGCACATAATCACTTCCACCATCGAGCACCCGGCGGTGCTGGAGCCTTGCAAATACCTTTCGAAGAACGGTTATGAGGTGACCCGGGTTCCGGTGGACGCCGAGGCCTTGGTGAACCCCGAGTCTGTCCGGGAAGCCATTACTGAAAGCACCATCCTGGTTTCCATCATGAGCGCCAACAACGAGGTTGGCTCCATTCAGCCGGTGGCGGAGATCGCCAAAATCGCCAGGGAAAAAGGGGTGGCCATGCACACCGACGCGGTGCAAAGCTTCCTGAAAGTGCCCTTCACGGTGGACGAATTGGGGGTGGACCTGCTATCGGTGTCGGGCCACAAGGTGAACGCCTTAAAAGGCGTGGGGGCTTTGTATATCCGCAAGGGGACCAAGATGCACGCCCTGGCCCATGGCGGGCATCACGAGCGGGGCATCCGGGCCGGTACGGAGAACGTGGCGGGTATCGTGAGCTTTGGCGAGGCCGTGCGGATAGGCAAGGCGGAGCTGGAGAAAACCGCCGCCCACGTGAAAATCCTGCGGGACGAACTGGAAAGGCGGATTCTGGAGACCATACCTTTCACCAAGGTGAACGGCCACAGGGAAAAAAGGACACCCGGCACGCTGAACATGAGTTTCGAATGCGTGGAGGGAGAGGCGCTTTTAATCAACCTGGACATGGCCGGAATATCCATCTCCACCGGCTCGGCTTGCAGTTCCGGCTCGCTGGAGCCTTCCCACGTGCTGACCTCCATGGGCATTCCCCACGAGATAGTGCATGGAAGCCTGCGGTTCTCCTTCGGGCATGAGAACACCATGGACGACGTGGATTACGTGATGACCCACCTGCCGAGGATAATAAACACCATCCGCGAGATATCGCCTTTGTGGGATCCAAAGAACCAGAAGGTCCTTACGTTGGAAGAGGTCAGCGGCGGCGCCAAGCTGGGGCATTGA